CCCCAAGATGGCGGCGTGAGCAACGGCCTCCCTTCAGTAGCACGCACCATCAACTGGGTGCATGTATCCCAACGCTTTCCTGTCAAAATTCGCGTCGATAACCCAGAGCCTGCGCTATTTCGCGTTGGTGCCTCGGCGATTGCCATCGTCTATCGAGATACCGCACCCTAGAGGAAATCAGAATGAAATCATTTGACCTCTTCGTCTCTCGATTTTATCAGGGGCTTGGGTTTTATCCGGGCCGAGCAAATCAGATCCTGCGAACCACCGTGGCCTGTATCATTGTGGTTATTCTCAGCCAAACGTTACAGATCCCCGATCTAGCGCTATCACTTATCGTGGTCTTTTTTGTCACCCAAACCAATATTGTGGTGACCAAACTCACCGGCCTATTTTTTATTATTTCTATCGCGCTGGCCGTAGCAGCGTCGCTGTTAATTTTAAAAATAACTTGGGACGTGCCTTTTTTACGCATTTTACTGGCATCATTGGTGGCTTTTATTAGTCTATTTATGATGCGAGCCTCAAAATATGGCGTGATATTCTACTTAGTTGCTCTAATCGTTATTTTTTCACAAAGCTTTGTTGATGTAAGCTCAGATTCAGAAGAAATCATCAGAAACATTTTATGGGTATGGGTGGCGATGAGCTATGCCATTGCCGTCACTCTCATTATTAATGCTTTATTTCTTCCCTCAGAGCCGGAGAAATTACTCAATAAAACGCTTATATCGCAACTTAACCATATAGCGGATCTCTTAACTCCTAGCAATGAACTCAAGAGAAAAGAAAATACCCTCGCCTCGATTGGGCAAGATTTACAATCGCTGTATAAACTACTGCAATATACTAAATCCCGCGATCGACTAAGTTCCAACGATCATACGGCGCAGTTAGCAATGGTGACAATGGTTTCTGAACTACGCTCTCTTTCGTGCCATTTGCCTGTGGAATTGATTAACCCCAAAGCCCGCGACGCGGCCTTAAGTATTAAGTCTGTTTGCGAAGGTATGGTAGCCTGTTTAAAAACTCCCTCAGTTTGCCATACACCAACGATCATCAATACGAATGCTGAAAATGTCACCTTAAACCAAATGGCAAAGGTGATAAATAATTACGATCAAAATAAAAATGTCTCTTACGACAATAGCCCGAGCCCAAAGAAAAATTTCTCATTCTTCGTTCCTGATGCATTCTCAAATAAAATCTATGTTACCTATGCATTAAAAACATTACTTAGCGCACTGATTTGCTATATTTTTTATACCGCCACTGACTGGTTTGGTATTCACACCATCATGCTGACCTGCCTCGTTGTGGCCCAGCCCGGTTTAGGAAAAACGCAGCGAAAAATCACGCTACGTTTATTAGGTGCTATTGCCGGAAGTATTGCGGCACTGATTGCCATTGTTTTTATTCTGCCAAATTTAACCACGCTATTTGGGCTGCTATTACTTTCAGTTCCTATCTTTATGCTTTGTTCATGGGTTGCCACTGGCCCAGAGAATATTAGCTATGCTGGCATCCAAATGCTGCTGACCTTCTCACTCGCCGTACTCAATGGTTTTACGCCGGTCAACGATCTCACCGAGGTACGCGACAGAATTGTCGGCGTTATTCTAGGCATTATTATCGCAGGGCTGATTCAAACCTTAATCAAGCCCGAAAGAAATGGCGAAGTATTACAGCTTAAACTCGCTGGCCTAATGGATTTAATGAAAACCAGCCTATCCATGAAAAATGCTGCCGAAGATAAACGAGGCGCGTTAATGGTGAGCTTTAAAGGGTGTAAGGATTTAGCCACCGAGATTGCCCTTGAGCCCACTTGGATGAAAGCAGAAGGTTCCCATGATGCAACCTGCCAGAAACTACAGGAGATCCTACAACAGGCGAAAAGCATGCTGATCAATACCGATTCGGTGGTGCTTTGGTGTCAGCAAAACGCGCCTGTTAACCCCGAAATTGGATGTTTTATCCAGCAAAATGTAGAAAATATCGGCGTTATAGTTAAGCGGCTAAAAACGGGGGAGAAAAACGATAATATGACTCTGCCTGATTTACCGGAAGGGCTATCCAAAGAGGTATCGACTATGCTCACTTTGCTCAGTGACTCAATTTATAGCTTTTGGTTGCTTCTTCGCGAGATATAATTCGTTCTACAATTAATGAATGAACCATTATTCTGTAACAATAAAGGGAGTCCGTGTGATTACGCGGACTCCCTTTTAATTTGTCATAAATTATCAATCAATGAGCGCCGCCCGCGCGTTTTAGCTTGCAGCTATTCATAAACTCCGCATCTCGGTTTTTAATGACCTCCGCCGTTTTGTCATCAACATCGACGGGAACACCCATATCATTCCAAGCTGATACGCTTAAAACTCGGTATGAAGATAATACACCATCAACGGGGACCCTAAACTCCAACGTTCCATTGGCTTTTATTGGACCAAGATTGACTACCTTCGCACTGCTTGGCATACAGTTTTTATCAATAGTGATATAAGTCACTGCACTATGCGGCAATGTTTCTGAACTATTATTCTCCATGGTGCCACCAATTTCATAATGCCCATTGGCACCAAGCCCCATATGAAAGGCTAGATTAACGTCGGATTGAGCAAAACAAGTGAAACTTGTGGTAAGTAGCAGGGCTGAGAGAAACTTAACCTTCATATTTTTCCTCATTATTTAGTGCTTCATATTAAAGTAATTTAGTGGTTGAACACTTAGCAAATCGCTTCATAAAGCCTTTAACCAGTCACATAGCGGCGCTATATAACATCAAAAAGAATAACACCCGATGAATTTTCATTGGGTGTTATCAAATTTAAAAATAATTTTTAGTTGGATAGTTCAGCTGAATTAACTTGTCACTACCCCCCCCTAAGTTCTCCCTCCTATGCTCAACGAAGGGAGAAGATAAGCTCAAAAGATTAAAGATCGCGCTGACACACTGCCTGAGTCGAGCTCGCTGATGACAATTGTTCAAGGACGCCATTGAACAGGTTAACAGCACTATAATATCCAGCTTGAGGAATCGTAGCCGTCCAAGAATGGTTTGGGAAGTCAGCGTCGAATGCTAAAATATTCCCCCACTCACTCCAGAGCCCGCCAAGAGTACCGCGAGTTCCATCCGAAGAGACTGAACCTGTCAGTTGCCCCGCAGTAGGTACAATGTAACCTTTACTACTACAGTATTTGCTGGCGTCATCAAAATTAACGGTTTGTGACTCACCTTTGCTGATGTACCATTCTTTTAGCGTAAAGCTAAATGTAATTATATTTCCCGCACCACTCTTGGGTGTACCCGTGATGATAACCTTACTTTTATTCCCCTCACTGATAAAGCTTACGACACCATTACTAACCGACACCCATGACGCATCTGATTCCCAGTTGAACTCCTCCGCCAATGCATATTCAATATTTAATGTAAATTGAGCTCCTTTAAAACCAATGGTTGGAAAACCGCTGTTAAGAGCAAAATTATATCCATTAACCTCAATATTTTTTAGTGCGGGACTCCCAATAACCTTACCAGCATCTCCGCCGGTAGTATTATTGCCGTCGCCTGTCTGCGCAGTGTTCACCGTCGTACTGTTGCCGTACACATCGGCCCCGTTCTTCGCTCGGACGGACACTTCCAACACCTGACCCGCATTGCTGCCGTCGATGGTGTAGCTTGGGATCACGCCGCTCTGGCTGATTGCGTTGCCCTCACCGTTTTCTACAGCGTTGGCGGTTGAGCCTTTCACGCCCCACTGGTATTCCGACGTATCGGTTGCATTACCGGTGTTGGCCGCAAAGGTATAGCTGCCGTTTAACGCTTCGCCCACCTTCAGCGTGCCGCTCATGACCACGTCGCTGATGCTCGGTGCTGCCTGCTCATCGGTGATATTGCCGTTACCGTCGCCGCCTTCGGTGTTATTGCCACCGCCGATTTGCGCGGTATCTACCGTGGCGCTGTTGCCGTACACATCAGCCCCGTTTTTAGCCCGCACGGACACTTCCAACACCTGACCCGCATTGCTGCCGTCGATGGTGTAGCTTGGGATCACGCCGCTCTGGCTGATTGCGTTGCCCTCACCGTTTTCCACTGCGTTGGCGGTTGAGCCTTT
This is a stretch of genomic DNA from Hafnia alvei. It encodes these proteins:
- a CDS encoding FUSC family protein, with protein sequence MKSFDLFVSRFYQGLGFYPGRANQILRTTVACIIVVILSQTLQIPDLALSLIVVFFVTQTNIVVTKLTGLFFIISIALAVAASLLILKITWDVPFLRILLASLVAFISLFMMRASKYGVIFYLVALIVIFSQSFVDVSSDSEEIIRNILWVWVAMSYAIAVTLIINALFLPSEPEKLLNKTLISQLNHIADLLTPSNELKRKENTLASIGQDLQSLYKLLQYTKSRDRLSSNDHTAQLAMVTMVSELRSLSCHLPVELINPKARDAALSIKSVCEGMVACLKTPSVCHTPTIINTNAENVTLNQMAKVINNYDQNKNVSYDNSPSPKKNFSFFVPDAFSNKIYVTYALKTLLSALICYIFYTATDWFGIHTIMLTCLVVAQPGLGKTQRKITLRLLGAIAGSIAALIAIVFILPNLTTLFGLLLLSVPIFMLCSWVATGPENISYAGIQMLLTFSLAVLNGFTPVNDLTEVRDRIVGVILGIIIAGLIQTLIKPERNGEVLQLKLAGLMDLMKTSLSMKNAAEDKRGALMVSFKGCKDLATEIALEPTWMKAEGSHDATCQKLQEILQQAKSMLINTDSVVLWCQQNAPVNPEIGCFIQQNVENIGVIVKRLKTGEKNDNMTLPDLPEGLSKEVSTMLTLLSDSIYSFWLLLREI